One window from the genome of Equus przewalskii isolate Varuska unplaced genomic scaffold, EquPr2 ChrUn-13, whole genome shotgun sequence encodes:
- the CSDE1 gene encoding cold shock domain-containing protein E1 isoform X6 produces the protein MSFDPNLLHNNGHNGYPNGTSAALRETGVIEKLLTSYGFIQCSERQARLFFHCSQYNGNLQDLKVGDDVEFEVSSDRRTGKPIAVKLVKIKPEILPEERINGQEVFYLTYTPEDVEGNVQLETGDKINFVIDNNKHTGAVSARNIMLLKKKPARCQGVVCAMKEAFGFIERGDVVKEIFFHYSEFKGDLETLQPGDDVEFTIKDRNGKEVATDVRLLPQGTVIFEDISIEHFEGTVTKVIPKVPSKNQNDPLPGRIKVDFVIPKELPFGDKDTKSKVTLLEGDHVRFNISTDRRDKLERATNIEVLSNTFQFTNEAREMGVIAAMRDGFGFIKCVDRDARMFFHFSEILDGNQLHIADEVEFTVVPDMLSAQRNHAIRIKKLPKGTVSFHSHSDHRFMGTVEKEATFSNPKTTSPNKGKEKEAEDGVIAYDDCGVKLTIAFQAKDVEGSTSPQIGDKVEFSISDKQRPGQQIATCVRLLGRNSNSKRLLGYVATLKDNFGFIETANHDKEIFFHYSEFSGDVDSLELGDMVEYSLSKGKGNKVSAEKVNKTHSVNGITEEADPTIYSGKVIRPLRSVDPTQTEYQGMIEIVEEGDMKGEVYPFGIVGMANKGDCLQKGESVKFQLCVLGQNAQTMAYNITPLRRATVECVKDQFGFINYEVGDSKKLFFHVKEVQDGIELQAGDEVEFSVILNQRTGKCSACNVWRVCEGPKAVAAPRPDRLVNRLKNITLDDASAPRLMVLRQPRGPDNSMGFGAERKIRQAGVID, from the exons atgAGCTTTGATCCAAATCTTCTCCACAACAATGGACACAATGGGTACCCCAATGGTACTTCAGCAGCACTGCGTGAAACGGGGGTTATTGAAAAACTCCTAACCTCTTACGGATTTATTCAGTGTTCAGAACGTCAAGCTAGACTTTTCTTCCACTGTTCACAGTATAATGGCAACCTGCAGGACTTAAAAGTAGGAG atGATGTTGAATTCGAAGTATCATCTGACCGGCGGACTGGGAAACCCATTGCTGTTAAACTGGTGAAGATAAAACCAGAAATCCTCCCTGAAGAACGAATTAATGGACAA GAAGTGTTTTATCTGACTTATACCCCTGAAGATGTCGAAGGGAACGTTCAGCTGGAAACCGGAGATAAAATAAACTTTGTAATTGATAACAATAAACA TACTGGTGCTGTAAGTGCTCGTAACATTATGCTGTTGAAAAAGAAACCAGCCCGCTGTCAGGGAGTAGTTTGTGCCATGAAG GAGGCCTTTGGCTTTATTGAAAGAGGTGATGTTGTAAAAGAGATATTCTTTCACTATAGTGAATTTAAGGGTGACTTAGAAACCTTACAGCCTGGAGATGACGTGGAATTCACAATCAAGGACAGAAAT GGTAAAGAAGTTGCAACAGATGTCAGACTATTGCCTCAAGGAACAGTCATTTTTGAAGATATCAGCATTGAACATTTTGAAGGAACTGTAACCAAAGTTATTCCAAAAGTACCCAGTAAAAACCAG AATGACCCATTGCCAGGACGCATCAAAGTTGACTTTGTGATTCCTAAAGAACTTCCCTTTGGAGACAAAGATACAAAATCCAAGGTGACCCTGCTGGAAGGTGACCATGTTAGGTTTAATATTTCAACAGACCGACGTGACAAATTAGAACGAGCAACCAACATAGAAGTTCTGTCAAATACATTTCAGTTCACTAATGAAGCCAGAGAAATG GGTGTAATTGCTGCCATGAGAGATGGCTTTGGTTTCATCAAGTGTGTGGATCGTGATGCTCGCATGTTCTTCCACTTCAGTGAAATCCTGGATGGGAACCAGCTCCATATTGCAGATGAAGTAGAGTTTACTGTGGTTCCT GATATGCTCTCTGCCCAAAGAAATCATGCTATTAGGATTAAAAAGCTTCCCAAGGGCACGGTTTCATTCCATTCCCATTCAGATCATCGTTTTATGGGCACTGTAGAAAAAGAAGCCACTTTTTCCAATCCTAAAACCACTAGCccaaataaaggcaaagaaaag GAGGCTGAGGATGGTGTTATTGCTTATGATGATTGTGGAGTGAAATTGACTATTGCTTTTCAAGCCAAGGATGTGGAAGGATCTACTTCCCCTCAAATAGGAGATAAG GTTGAATTTAGTATTAGTGACAAACAGAGGCCTGGACAGCAGATTGCAACTTGTGTGCGACTTTTAGGTCGTAATTCCAACTCCAAGAGGCTCTTGGGTTATGTGGCAactctgaaggataattttggaTTTATTGAAACAGCCAATCATGATAAGGAAATCTTTTTCCATTACAG TGAGTTCTCTGGTGATGTCGATAGCCTGGAACTGGGGGACATGGTCGAGTACAGCTTGTCcaaaggcaaaggcaacaaagTCAGTgcagaaaaagtgaacaaaacacaCTCAG TGAATGGCATTACTGAGGAAGCTGATCCCACCATCTACTCTGGTAAAGTCATTCGCCCATTGCGGAGTGTTGATCCAACACAGACTGAGTACCAAGGAATGATTGAGATCGTGGAGGAAG GGGATATGAAAGGTGAGGTCTATCCATTTGGCATAGTTGGGATGGCCAACAAAGGGGATTGTCTGCAGAAAGGGGAGAGTGTCAAATTCCAGTTGTGTGTCCTGGGCCAAAATGCACAGACTATGGCCTATAACATCACACCCCTGCGTAGGGCCACCGTGGAGTGTGTGAAAGATCAG TTTGGCTTCATTAACTATGAAGTAGGAGATAGCAAGAAGCTCTTTTTCCATGTGAAAGAAGTTCAGGATGGCATTGAGCTACAGGCAGGAGATGAGGTGGAATTCTCAGTGATTCTTAATCAGCGCACTGGCAAGTGCAGCGCTTGTAATGTTTGGCGAGTCTG TGAGGGCCCCAAAGCTGTTGCAGCTCCACGACCTGATAGGTTGGTCAATCGCTTGAAGAACATCACCTTGGATGATGCCAGTGCTCCTCGCCTAATGGTTCTTCGTCAGCCAAGGGGACCAGATAACTCAATG gGATTTGGTGCAGAAAGAAAGATCCGTCAAGCTGGTGTCATTGACTAA
- the CSDE1 gene encoding cold shock domain-containing protein E1 isoform X4: MSFDPNLLHNNGHNGYPNGTSAALRETGVIEKLLTSYGFIQCSERQARLFFHCSQYNGNLQDLKVGDDVEFEVSSDRRTGKPIAVKLVKIKPEILPEERINGQVVCAVPHNLESKSPAAPGQSPTGSVCYERNGEVFYLTYTPEDVEGNVQLETGDKINFVIDNNKHTGAVSARNIMLLKKKPARCQGVVCAMKEAFGFIERGDVVKEIFFHYSEFKGDLETLQPGDDVEFTIKDRNGKEVATDVRLLPQGTVIFEDISIEHFEGTVTKVIPKVPSKNQNDPLPGRIKVDFVIPKELPFGDKDTKSKVTLLEGDHVRFNISTDRRDKLERATNIEVLSNTFQFTNEAREMGVIAAMRDGFGFIKCVDRDARMFFHFSEILDGNQLHIADEVEFTVVPDMLSAQRNHAIRIKKLPKGTVSFHSHSDHRFMGTVEKEATFSNPKTTSPNKGKEKEAEDGVIAYDDCGVKLTIAFQAKDVEGSTSPQIGDKVEFSISDKQRPGQQIATCVRLLGRNSNSKRLLGYVATLKDNFGFIETANHDKEIFFHYSEFSGDVDSLELGDMVEYSLSKGKGNKVSAEKVNKTHSVNGITEEADPTIYSGKVIRPLRSVDPTQTEYQGMIEIVEEGDMKGEVYPFGIVGMANKGDCLQKGESVKFQLCVLGQNAQTMAYNITPLRRATVECVKDQFGFINYEVGDSKKLFFHVKEVQDGIELQAGDEVEFSVILNQRTGKCSACNVWRVCEGPKAVAAPRPDRLVNRLKNITLDDASAPRLMVLRQPRGPDNSMGFGAERKIRQAGVID, encoded by the exons atgAGCTTTGATCCAAATCTTCTCCACAACAATGGACACAATGGGTACCCCAATGGTACTTCAGCAGCACTGCGTGAAACGGGGGTTATTGAAAAACTCCTAACCTCTTACGGATTTATTCAGTGTTCAGAACGTCAAGCTAGACTTTTCTTCCACTGTTCACAGTATAATGGCAACCTGCAGGACTTAAAAGTAGGAG atGATGTTGAATTCGAAGTATCATCTGACCGGCGGACTGGGAAACCCATTGCTGTTAAACTGGTGAAGATAAAACCAGAAATCCTCCCTGAAGAACGAATTAATGGACAA GTTGTGTGCGCTGTTCCTCACAACTTAGAGAGTAAATCTCCAGCTGCCCCGGGTCAGAGTCCAACAGGGAGTGTATGCTACGAACGTAATGGG GAAGTGTTTTATCTGACTTATACCCCTGAAGATGTCGAAGGGAACGTTCAGCTGGAAACCGGAGATAAAATAAACTTTGTAATTGATAACAATAAACA TACTGGTGCTGTAAGTGCTCGTAACATTATGCTGTTGAAAAAGAAACCAGCCCGCTGTCAGGGAGTAGTTTGTGCCATGAAG GAGGCCTTTGGCTTTATTGAAAGAGGTGATGTTGTAAAAGAGATATTCTTTCACTATAGTGAATTTAAGGGTGACTTAGAAACCTTACAGCCTGGAGATGACGTGGAATTCACAATCAAGGACAGAAAT GGTAAAGAAGTTGCAACAGATGTCAGACTATTGCCTCAAGGAACAGTCATTTTTGAAGATATCAGCATTGAACATTTTGAAGGAACTGTAACCAAAGTTATTCCAAAAGTACCCAGTAAAAACCAG AATGACCCATTGCCAGGACGCATCAAAGTTGACTTTGTGATTCCTAAAGAACTTCCCTTTGGAGACAAAGATACAAAATCCAAGGTGACCCTGCTGGAAGGTGACCATGTTAGGTTTAATATTTCAACAGACCGACGTGACAAATTAGAACGAGCAACCAACATAGAAGTTCTGTCAAATACATTTCAGTTCACTAATGAAGCCAGAGAAATG GGTGTAATTGCTGCCATGAGAGATGGCTTTGGTTTCATCAAGTGTGTGGATCGTGATGCTCGCATGTTCTTCCACTTCAGTGAAATCCTGGATGGGAACCAGCTCCATATTGCAGATGAAGTAGAGTTTACTGTGGTTCCT GATATGCTCTCTGCCCAAAGAAATCATGCTATTAGGATTAAAAAGCTTCCCAAGGGCACGGTTTCATTCCATTCCCATTCAGATCATCGTTTTATGGGCACTGTAGAAAAAGAAGCCACTTTTTCCAATCCTAAAACCACTAGCccaaataaaggcaaagaaaag GAGGCTGAGGATGGTGTTATTGCTTATGATGATTGTGGAGTGAAATTGACTATTGCTTTTCAAGCCAAGGATGTGGAAGGATCTACTTCCCCTCAAATAGGAGATAAG GTTGAATTTAGTATTAGTGACAAACAGAGGCCTGGACAGCAGATTGCAACTTGTGTGCGACTTTTAGGTCGTAATTCCAACTCCAAGAGGCTCTTGGGTTATGTGGCAactctgaaggataattttggaTTTATTGAAACAGCCAATCATGATAAGGAAATCTTTTTCCATTACAG TGAGTTCTCTGGTGATGTCGATAGCCTGGAACTGGGGGACATGGTCGAGTACAGCTTGTCcaaaggcaaaggcaacaaagTCAGTgcagaaaaagtgaacaaaacacaCTCAG TGAATGGCATTACTGAGGAAGCTGATCCCACCATCTACTCTGGTAAAGTCATTCGCCCATTGCGGAGTGTTGATCCAACACAGACTGAGTACCAAGGAATGATTGAGATCGTGGAGGAAG GGGATATGAAAGGTGAGGTCTATCCATTTGGCATAGTTGGGATGGCCAACAAAGGGGATTGTCTGCAGAAAGGGGAGAGTGTCAAATTCCAGTTGTGTGTCCTGGGCCAAAATGCACAGACTATGGCCTATAACATCACACCCCTGCGTAGGGCCACCGTGGAGTGTGTGAAAGATCAG TTTGGCTTCATTAACTATGAAGTAGGAGATAGCAAGAAGCTCTTTTTCCATGTGAAAGAAGTTCAGGATGGCATTGAGCTACAGGCAGGAGATGAGGTGGAATTCTCAGTGATTCTTAATCAGCGCACTGGCAAGTGCAGCGCTTGTAATGTTTGGCGAGTCTG TGAGGGCCCCAAAGCTGTTGCAGCTCCACGACCTGATAGGTTGGTCAATCGCTTGAAGAACATCACCTTGGATGATGCCAGTGCTCCTCGCCTAATGGTTCTTCGTCAGCCAAGGGGACCAGATAACTCAATG gGATTTGGTGCAGAAAGAAAGATCCGTCAAGCTGGTGTCATTGACTAA